From Candidatus Eisenbacteria bacterium:
GCGGCTTGATGCGTCGTGGTCAAACAAGATGACGCAGGCATCCGGTGATAGCATTACGATTTCAATGGACAAGTCCTTTATCATAGTCAGGCGCGTAGATAATCCCCAATCGCATTATGAGATGGTTTCCTGGGCTGGGGTCTGGGACGAGTAGGGGCGATTTTCACAATCAACGACCTCATCTGGACTCCTCCGTCAAGAGGGAACATAGATTTTTCCTCCGGAACAGCGGTCGGACTGACTGCAACCGTATCGCCGTGAAGCGATCGGTCCCGCGATTCATGACGCTGGCGCTCAGGGTGAAAAGGAGATAGGATCATTCCTGGTTGGCCGGGGCAATGGAAGAAATCTCAACCGGCACTAAGTTCGAGGTCGGTCTCGGATCCCGGAAGTCGTAATGTCTAGGCGGACAGGGAAGATCCCAAGATGAATTCAAAGGACACAGTCCTTGCCGGGCCATTTTGAAGCACTAGTGTTAATAGGGAGGCGAAAGGAATTGTTTTAATCCTTACTGAGGAAAATGCAAAAAAGACACGCGGATACTAAACAGAAATGGCCAAAACACTAAAATCAGTGAAAGGCTTGAGTATTGTAGTCACTGGAAAGTGCTGGATCCAGCGTGACGAATTATTCACACTAATTCGCAAACGCGGTGGCAAAACCAGATATACAAACACAGTGAGAGGAAAAGATGACCTCCTGGTCAGAGGCGGGACATCATCAGGATATGCCTATGGCACATACGGGCTCAAAGAACATGCAGCAGCGCAGTTGATTCGGGGCGGCAACGAAATCGCAGTTATTGATGATTATGAGTTCAGGAAAGTAGTCGAGGACGAGAAGCCTGGGCGATTTGCTAATACAGTGGCTGGTCAGCCAATAGAATGGCTGCGGCCCCCAAAAGACTCGAAATCTTATGAAAAAGGTTGCAAAATCTCTGGGCCACTGGATAGGGAATACACATCCAAGGGGAGGCTTGAGCAAGGTTATCTCAGATCACACCTTTTCAGAAACAAGGAGAAAGACACATGCGCACTCTGTGGGCGTTTGTTTCCGCTTGAATTGTTAATAGCCGCTCATATTAAACCGCGAAATGAATGCTCATTGCGTGAAAGACGCGATGCCGAACATATTGTCTTCCCACTATGTTTGCTGGGGTGTGATTCACTTTATGAACGTGGCTTGGTAAGCGTCAACACAAACGGGATTGTTGTTATGACTACAATAGAGGAAATGACAAGAAGCGTCAGTATCTTTCTGAAGAAGTTATCAGGTAGAAAATGCCGCTCTTGGAAGCTTGAAACATCAGCTTACTTCCGCTGGCATTTCGATAGAAGATTTAGGGGATAATTCCTCTTGGCGTCTAACGACCTTCGTCCGGACTCCTTCAACAAGAATTATACAGCCCAGGTAAGGCGGTGGAACTGACTGCACCCTCGTCTTCGGCCTCTAAGTTGGAGCCCATAGACTCCGGGCCATGATGGAATCCGCACGCGGGGGGCAATTGAACCTGATGATCGCTCTTGCGGCACCCCTCGCAAATGTGGGAGAATGGACGCGCACATGGGAGTGAGCGAGGGACGCGTCGATGACCCTCGTGGGCTAGAACGTTGAGTGTATATATTAAAAATAAATTCAGGGGCATGAAAATGCGAGTTTGGCTGCCGTTCCAGGTATCAATAATAACGCTCGTTATCGTCTGTCTGATAGGATGCTTCCATGGGTCTGATGACACCCGCGGCATATCGGGCGTCCTAATTGAATAAAGATCCTAGGCGATCAAAGGAGGAGAAAATGCCCCGCCGCCTACTATTTCTATTTGTACTACTGGTTGCCATTGATATTGCAGCGGCCGAAGATATTGAAATTGGCTATGACGAAGGAATAGCGGGCGCGTTTGCATTTCAAACATTGGGTTCAGCAAACGCTGTTCGATTTACTCCACTGACCTATCCCATGAAGATTCTGAGCACGAAAATGTTCCTAGAAGTCTATGAAGCAAGCTGTGACTCCCAATCGGTCTGGATACTTGACGATGATGGCGAGGAGGGCCAGCCAGGGACAACGCTTTATGGCCCGACACCATTAATGGTCCCCGCAGCAACAGGAAGGATGTGGATTGAGTTTTCGTTGCCCGACACCAGCAATATTGTGATCTCGGCTGGTGATTTCTATGTTGCCTATGTTCAGCACGGAGTGCCTTTTGAGTGTACCTCGTTGGGCCTGGATACGAATACTGATGAGCCGGCTCGGCAGTGGCAATACGTAGACGGCGAATGGGGGATTTCGTATCCCATAAGTGATTTCATGATTCGCGCCATTGTGAGGACAGGGATTGTTCCAACAAAAATGATTTCGTGGGGGGCGATCAAGAGCCGGTATTGATAACAAACTCTAACGAGTTTATATGGACTCCTCCGCCAATGAGAAAAAGCCGGCAACGACCGAGATGGCGGTGGGACTGACTGCAACCGTATCTCCGTGCAGCCATCGGCCCTCATTTCATAGCGCTAGCGCTCAGGGGGGAGATGAGATAGGATCATTGCGGATTGGCAGGGGCTGCGTCAGAAAGGCTAACCCGCGATAAAGTCTGAGGTCGGCCTTCGATCCCGGAGAGTTATTGTCAAGAGTTGTGTATGAGCTCTTAGGCAGCGACATCCTCCACCCCGTCCACAAACTTCACTCCTTCGATGACTTTGGTCAGAAGCTCATAGCCATCGATCTTTCTCCAGCCCTTCTGAGCGCAGCGGCATAGCTGAAAGACCATCGTCAGGGCCGTCACCCGTGACAGACACCCGCGGGTTTTCGCTGTGCGCAGCTTCACCGTCGCGAATGTCGATTCGATGGGATTGGATGTCCGCAGGTGCTTCCAATGCTCAGCGGGGAAGTCATAGAATGCCAGGAGTTCCTCGCGATCCTTGGTGAGACATTCCACCGCCTTCGGGTATTTCGCCCCGTAGGTCTCCGCGAACGCATCCATTGCCTTCTCGGCTTCCTTGCGGCTCTCGGCCATCCAGATCTCGTGCAGCGCGGCCTTCGCCTTCCCATGAACGCCCTTGGCCATCTTGTTTAACACGTTCGCGGTCTTATGAACCCAGCAGCGCAGCGGACATGTCTGCGGATAGACTTTATGCAGCGCCTTCCAAAAGCCCAGGGCGCCGTCTCCCACCGCGCCCCGCGGCGAGGCTTCCATCCCACGCTGCTTCAAATCCAACAACAGCTCGAGCCACGACTGCTCGCTCTCACGGTAACCGTCCTGGATCGCAATCAGCTCCTTCGTCCCCGAGGGCGTCGATCCCATCAGCACCAACACGCATTGCTTCTGCTCCTCAAGTCGCGCCTGAAAGTAAACACCATCGGCCCACAGGTACACATACTCCTTCGCCGACAGGTCCCTCCGATTCCAGTCAAGATACTCCACCTCCCAGCTCTTCTTGAGCCGGCTGATCGTCGAAGCCGACAGACCCGCCGCATCAGGCCCCAGGAGCGACGTCAGGGCCTCGCTGAAGTCCCCCGTCGAGATCCCCTTCAGATACAACCATGGCAGTAACTCCTCGATGCTCTTCGAGCGCCTCAGGTACGGCGGTAGAATCGACGATCGAAACTGGATCTTCTCTCC
This genomic window contains:
- a CDS encoding IS256 family transposase; this encodes MSKITHIEGLKPAESTVDLLTAILRDGARELLTKALEVEIEEFLERYRELRDEDGRQRVVRNGHHKEREVQTGIGAVTVKAPRARDRAEGGEKIQFRSSILPPYLRRSKSIEELLPWLYLKGISTGDFSEALTSLLGPDAAGLSASTISRLKKSWEVEYLDWNRRDLSAKEYVYLWADGVYFQARLEEQKQCVLVLMGSTPSGTKELIAIQDGYRESEQSWLELLLDLKQRGMEASPRGAVGDGALGFWKALHKVYPQTCPLRCWVHKTANVLNKMAKGVHGKAKAALHEIWMAESRKEAEKAMDAFAETYGAKYPKAVECLTKDREELLAFYDFPAEHWKHLRTSNPIESTFATVKLRTAKTRGCLSRVTALTMVFQLCRCAQKGWRKIDGYELLTKVIEGVKFVDGVEDVAA